CTTGACCATCTGGTTGAGTTAATCCTTGCCAAATTGCTGAATGTCGGTTCAAATAACCATGAGTGAGTTTTGCTTGCTGCTGATATAAGTCGTGAAATATGAGATGATTTTTTGGATCTACAGGTTGTAAAAGTAAAGATGGTTCTTTTACCTGGATGTTGTCAGTAGAAATTTCCCAAGTGCAATAACTTCCCGCTTGTTCGTATCCAGCTTTGCGATAAAGACGTTGAGTTGCGGGATAAAGCACCGAAATCGGAACTTCCTGCTGTTCAAGCTCCTGAAGAGTATTTTTGATTAATGCGATCGCAGCGCCACTGCCACGATATTCTGGAGCAATACCCACCGCAGCGATTCCAGTCATCGGGACACACTGACCATACCACCACTGACCCATCGGGATAATTCCTAGTCCACCGACAACTTGCTGGTCTTGATGGATAACGCGAAACTTCTCCACACCAAGGCGCTTCATGTAGATTTCGCTATCACCAGAAGACATGATAAAACATTGCTCAAGGATAGATCCCAGTTGCTGAATATCCTCTATATGGGTAAGAGTGCTGTATTTAAATTTAGGTATGTTCATCTATGTTCATCTGTGGTTAATTAAATATTCCCTTATACAGCACATCTCATCTGAATGAGGTACACAAGGGCGGGCAAAGATGCCCACCCCACAAGATTTATAATATTAGAATGTGTAGTTCATTTACTTGCAACGTACATACAGACGCGATATCTTCTCTCCGCGTCCTCTGCGCCTCTGCGGTTCGTTACTCTGACAACATCTCCAACAATAGCGCCTGACTCAACTGAGTAATTCCCAAACTTTGCGCCTTCTCTAACTTAGAACCCGCATCTTCACCTAATAGTAAATAATCAGTTTTTTTACTCACTGAATTAGTTACTTTACCCCCAGCTTTTTGAATTAAAGCTTTAGCGTCATCCCGTGATAAAGTTGGAAGAGTACCAGTAATCACAAAAGTTTTACCAGCTAACTTTTGATTACCCTCAGCAACTGTGTTAGTTTCTTCATTAGCAGCCAATTCTAATCCTGCGCCTTGGAGACGTTCAATCAAAACTTGATTCGCGTCAATACGAAACCACTGATATACAGATTGAGCAATTTCCGCACCAATACCGTAAATACCGGCAATATCTGATTGCTTGGCGGTCGCTAACTGTTCTACTGTGGGATATTTCTGAGTTAATAATTGAGCATTGACACTGCCAACGTGACGGATGCCTAAACCATACAATACCCTAGACCAAGGTTGGTTTTTTGATTGGGCGATCGCATCGATCAATTTTTGGGCTGATTTTTGTCCCATCCTTTCCAATGCACATAATCTCTCTGTTGTCAAATCATATAAATCAGCAACAGAATGCACCAACTCTCTATCTACAAGTTGATGTACCAGCTTTTCCCCCATACCTTTAATATCTAAAGCATCCCGACTTACCCAATGTTCAATTTCTCCTCTGAGAATCGCCGCACAGGAAGCATTAACGCAGCGAGTCACCGCCTCACCTGATTCTCTTACCACTGGTTGACCGCAGACTGGACAATGGGTGGGCATTTCAAAGGGTTGGGTATCTGCTGGACGCAGTTCTGTTAATACCCGCACCACTTCCGGGATAATTTCCCCAGCTTTGCGAACAATCACCGTATCACCGATGCGGATATCTAATTGCAGGATGCGATCGCTATTATGTAAAGTAGCGCGAGAAACAGTCGTTCCGGCTAATTGTACAGGACGCATCTCAGCCAAAGGAGTTAACGCCCCAGTGCGTCCCACATTCACAGAGATATTTTCCACCCGTGTAGGCGCTTCCTCAGCTGGGTACTTCAAAGCGATCGCCCATCGGGGGAACTTCTGCGTAAAACCTAGCTGTTCTTGCAACTTGAAAGGATTTAATTTCACCACCACCCCATCAGTCATGTAGGGTAAATTCAGCCGGGAGGTATCCCAATATTGATAATATTCTGTTACTTCGGCAATGGAACCACAGAGTTTGTGATTGGGGTTAACGGGAAAACCCATTTTTGACAATAACTCCAAAGCTTCCCATTGAGTATTGCTAATACCTGCATCATCCATCCCAGAAATGTGCAAAGTGTAAGCAAAGAAATCCAACCGTCGCCGGGCGACAATGCGGGGGTCTAATTGTCTAAGTGTACCAGCTGTGGCATTGCGGGGATTAGCAAACAAATTTTCACCCGCTTTTTGTCGTTCTGCATTAATTTGTTTAAACACTTCCAACGGTAAAAACACCTCACCGCGGACTTCTACCTTTCCTAAGCTTTTTGCACCAGCGAAATTCAACCGCAAGGGAATTGAACGAATTGTCCGCACATTTTGGGTAATATCTTCACCGACTACCCCATCACCCCTCGTGACACCTCTGACTAAAATCCCATTTTCATAAGTCAAAGCCAAAGCCGAACCATCAATTTTCAGTTCAGAAACATATTCCACCGCCTCTATTTTCGGTGTTTGTCGCCGCCAACGCTGATCCCATGCTTGCAATTCCTGAATATTAAAAGCATTTTCCAGACTATAGAGGGGAATATTATGGCGTACCGAAGTGAAATGTGTAGCTGGTTTCTCACCCACGCGCTGAGTAGGACTATCCGGTGTGATTAATTCCGAATACTGAGTTTCTAATTCTTGTAATTCTCGATAAAGCTGGTCATAGACAGCATCTTCCATCATTGGTGCATCTAGGACATAATAAGCATAGCTAGCTTGTTGCAACAACTGGCGCAGTTCTTCTACACGCTTGACTTCCGACTGACTCTGTATCATTATACTGATTGCAAATTACCTAGCAGATAGACAGACTTGATTTTCCCAGATTACTCGCTTTTATGCGAGTCGGGCTTCTATCAGCAGAATTAAAATTTACAATTGCAATAGAAGCTGAAGAAACCTACTTTAATTTTACTAGCTTATTCCTCATATTTCTTCTCTTGCGTCTCTGCGCCTCTGCGTGAGAAAAAAATTCATGTAACTATTGATTTGGTGAATTGTATTTAGCTTTTAACTCTTCTAACTCTTTATCTTCTGAGATGTTATTAGCAGGCGGAGAAATTGGTTTTGGTGGTTGTGCGGGATTTGCTTGAGGTTTACCACCACCCAAAAAATGAGTTTTCAATTCTTCCAGTTCCAAATCAGGTTGACTAGAAGATTTACTCACAAAAGTAGGTGTTGATTTAGGTTTTGCGGTGGGCGCTGGAGTGGCGACTGCTGGCGATTGATTTAAATCTTTGAGGACTGCATCTGCTGTTTGATAACGGCGAACAGGGATACTGACTAGCATCTTTTCCAGGATGCGATTTAACCCAGGACTGAGGGGAGTTTGGAGGAGTTGCTGCCAAATCCAAGTATCATGATTAATATCATAGGAATCGAAAGGCGATCGCGCAGTTAATAAACGAATACAAGTAGCGCCTAAACTATAGATATCGCTGGCAAAAATCGCCCTACCCCTCATTTGTTCCGGGGCGACATATTCCGGAGTCCCAATACTTGTGCCTGTTTGATTTAAAGCCGTGCCAGTGGTAGACTTGGAAGCACCAAAATCGACCAAGACTAATTTAGCATGGCGATCGCGTAAAATATTTTCCGGCTTAATATCCCGATGAATCACACCTCTAGAATGGCAAAATTGTAACACCGGCAATAAATCATTCAGTAATTGCCATATCTGCGCTTCATTAAAAGCCCCATTTTGCGCCAATTCCTCAGCTAAATTCTGCCCATCGATAAATTCCTGTACCAGATACTGTCTGTCATCTTGGGTAAAATACGCCAGAAGTGCAGGAATTTGGGGATGTTGTCCCAAATCATCTAACTGCACAGCTTCTAGAGTAAATAACTCCACAGCCTTCTGCACAGAGTTAGTACCTTGGGCTTGGGGGTAAAATTGCTTAATCACGCAGGGCGGTTTAGAAGGTTTATCCTCATCCACCGCCAAAAAGGTTTTACCAAAACCACCTTGTCCGATAGGTTTAATGGCGCGGTAGCGTTCTTTCAGCAGTAACTTGGAACCACAACTCAAGCAAAACTTGACATCATCAGCATTTTCCGGCTGGGGACAATGGGAATTTAGGCAATAACTCATGGAAGTTTAGCACTCTTACTATCTTTATTCTGCCTTGTCTGAGGCATAAGGGTGATGATATGGGTTAATTATCTGGCGTTGCTGATTTTAAATATGAATTAGGTTCGCGCAAAGGCGCATTCGTTGAAAACGTTCCCGTAGGGTAGGCGCAAAGGTAGGAAGAAAAAAAAGGTATAGCATTTCCTAGTCTAGTAAAGTAAAAAATTATCTGCGTTTATCTGCGTCCATCTGCGTTTAATTATTACTGCTTGTACCTCACGTCAATTATCTAGTACAAGTTGGCGTAAATAAACAGACCATTCAAAATCCATGAAAAGCCCATTTTATAAGCTTTTTGACTTTTGACTTTTGACTTTTAACTTCCGCCTTGCGGTACTAGGTTCAGACTGTAATCTAGTCCTTATCGCCTAAATAGTTGCAGAAGACAACTTGACAATTTCAGGTAATATATTTTACATTTTATCAGGTGAGTTAAAACTCATCGACACCACTCCCCCGAACCTTGAAAACCGCATAATTTCGTTAACTGGTGTCGATTGCTTGCACAGTAAGCTTTCCAGCCTGTAAAGTTCACGAGTTATTGAGAATTTTTTGGGAGTTATTGACACTGCAAAAACTGGTGTCGATTCGGGTATCTCAAACCCTCTCCTAGCAAGGCTTCCAGAAGTGAACTCTTTCCATAACCTCTTCCCCTAACGGGGATGGAAACGCTAACACTTCTGGCGCCATACCTGAAGGATTTACATAATCTTTCCATAACCTCTTCCCCTAACGGGGATGGAAACAGTTGATTACCTTGGGTTTCCATATTTGGAGTAATTCTTTCCATAACCTCTTCCCCTAACGGGGATGGAAACACAATCACTACACTTGTAAGTATATATAGTCATGTTACTTTCCATAACCTCTTCCCCTAACGGGGATGGAAACTTTCTGTTAAGACTCATAGGTACACCTTCTTTCTTTCCATAACCTCTTCCCCTAACGGGGATGGAAACTTTAAAGCTCCTTGAGGAACGACTTCTCTTCCTCCACTTTCCATAACCTCTTCCCCTAACGGGGATGGAAACTTTCTCGACCTCCTGAATTGTCTTCAACCAGTGATTGTCTTTCCATAACCTCTTCCCCTAACGGGGATGGAAACCATTCTTTTACGCTGATTGTCATCTCTAAATACTGACATCTTTCCATAACCTCTTCCCCTAACGGGGATGGAAACGTTGTTACTCACTGGATTTAATAAATTAATCAGATGCTTTCCATAACCTCTTCCCCTAACGGGGATGGAAACGTTTCGGTTTTGTCTACCCATGGATAATTACCTTTTGTCTTTCCATAACCTCTTCCCCTAACGGGGATGGAAACTTTGGAGGCAATGACTTAACCAGCTCCACCGTATCGACTTTCCATAAACTCTTCCCCTAACGGGGATGGAAACGAAAGTGTGAATTTCCCAGGTTCCACCGGATGACTTTCCATAAACTCTTCCCCTAACGGGGATGGAAACCACCTTCGGTGCTAGTTTGTTTGGGAAATGGAAACCTTTCCATAAACTCTTCCCCTAACGGGGATGGAAACACTATCGAACTTCATTCCAAATTCAATGTTACGAAACTCTTTCCATAAACTCTTCCCCTAACGGGGATGGAAACTACAACTGCAAGTTATATATCTTTTACCCAGGTCAAACTTTCCATAAACTCTTCCCCTAACGGGGATGGAAACGTTTCTACCAAAACACCAACATTTCCTTTTACGATGCTTTCCATAAACTCTTCCCCTAACGGGGATGGAAACTGTAGGCGAGTCTTGCCATTCAAAGAACTGGCGTTTCTTCTTTCCATAAACTCTTCCCCTAACGGGGATGGAAACACATTGTTTCCTTTCAGGCTGGGGTGGGGTTCACTTTCCATAAACTCTTCCCCTAACGGGGATGGAAACACTAAGAAGAATAGCTCTTCAACTCTTTCAGGCGAACCTTTCCATAAACTCTTCCCCTAACGGGGATGGAAACGCGTTTCCACCAGTTGCAACCGCTTTGTTAGCGATTTCGCTTTCCATAACCTCTTCCCCTAACGGGGATGGAAACTTGCAAACTGCGACGGTTGGGCAGTGGGCGTACGCCAACTTTCCATAACCTCTTCCCCTAACGGGGACGGAAACTGTGAGAAATCCGGGTATAAACCGAACTTTAGTTATCATAGAAGTCGGGAATATTGAACCCACCAAAACTAACCATGACTCAACTAAAAACCAAACTCACTCTCGACGAATTTCTTGCACTTCCCGAAAGTGAACTTGCTTATGAGTTTGTTGACGGTGAAGCTGTACCGAAATATAAAAATGAGCAAATGTCTCCTAAATTTTTTCATGGCGCAACCACAGGAGCATTATTTATCCTATTATCCACATGGGCGCAAGAAAAAGGTCGCGTTGTCGTGGAATGGGGGATAAAATTAACAAGAAATCAAGAAAATTGGATACCTGTCCCTGATTTAACATACATTTCTTATAACCGTCTTCCTGCTGACTGGCTTAAAGATGAAGCTTGTCCTGTTATACCAGAATTAGTTATCGAAATTATTTCTCCTGGTCAAACTTTTGGAGACATGATCGAAAAAGCTACTGATTATCTTCAAGCTGGGATTTCTCTAGTTTGGATAGTAGATACAATATCTCAAACTATCACTCTGTTTACAGCATCTTCTCTTCCTCTCACATTTCGAGATAATCAAATCATTAGTCATGAAGCATTACCAGAATTAGAAATTACTCCCCATACTATCTTTCAACGTGCTGGTTTAATACGTTAGTTTTCGGCTTTTTCGCTTTCATATACAAAATTTATTTATTTCACAGTCTCCCCGATTCTGTCATTATAAATATCTTCCTCTGGGTCGTTCCATTCCTGAAATCCAGTTTCTGCCAGTTGCATCATTGTCACGGTTTCCAGCCACGTAGGGTGTGTTAGCGGTAGCGTAACGCACCAAAGCTTTAATGATGGTGCGTTACGGATTTCATCCTAACGCACCCTACAATATTTAATTTTTTCATAAATCAAACCGGATTCCTATAGAGTTTTTGTCATCATGAATAATCCTGATTTTGAGGTAATTTAAATGTTTGCTGATCAGCAAATAGTTTATAGAGATGAACCTTCAGCCTCATGATTTATCTCTGACCTCTAGTTTAAATCCCAAAGCATCTAATAAACCTACCAAACTGTATATTTCAGCCCCACTACTCTTTAACAGCATCTGATTTAATTCTTCCCACTTCAGTTTTGCTTGTGCAGAAAGATTGTTCATCTTCAACTGTGCATCAATGACATCTTTTAAGGCTGAGGTTAACAGTCCAGTCTCAGGATTTTCTGCTTCTAATATTGCCTCAATATAAGCAGCCGCCTCTTCAGGGTCTTGAAGAGATTCAATTAAATAGTCCTGGTAGCTATCACTGGTCGGCATTTTCACTTTCTTCATATTCTGCCCAATACTCCTGTGCTTGACAAATATCTTTTTCTTGACTGCTTTTATCTCCACCCAATAGCAGAAGCACAATTGTTGTCCCTATTTGTCCAAAGTAGACTCGGTAGCCAGAACCATAATTAATCCTGAGTTCAAAAACACCCTCTCCTACTGACTTATAATCTCCCAGATTACCAAGACTAACTCGTTTTAGCCTCTCCTTAATTTTAGCTTTAGCTCTCCTATCTCGCAGCCCATCCAGCCATTCTGCGAAAGGAATTTTGCCGTTATACCAATTATTTGTGAGGCTGCATATTATTTCGACCCCACCCCTAACCCCTCCCCGCAAGCGAGGAGGGGAACTGGATTTCTGGTTAAATTCTATTTATGCATCTTTATATTAAATTGGTATTAGCTGTAATGTAACGCCGAATCTCCCTTGGTTTTGCTTCCATAATCTCATGAGGAATTACTCCTGTTCTACCTGAGTTCGCATCAAATGTTGCACACTTACCAAAGCCCGATTTAACTCATAATTTCGCCGTTGGGGATTCTGCAAATACGCTTGCTGTTCTTCCTCTATCATCTCGACATCTTGAACTACCAAACCATCAAGTAACTTTTGCGCTGCACCAAATAAACTATTTTTAATAAATCGCCGAAACCACACAGGCAATTTGTGTAATCTCCAAAAGGAATTTAATGATGTAAAATGAATTAAATACGCCTTGGTTTCTGTTTCACTTATTGGACACAATAAACAATAAATTTTAAAATCTTGACCCAAGGTAGAAACCCAATGGGGATAAACATAACTCACATCCAAGGGTTCAGGATGTAATCGCCTCAAAGCGGGAAAAAATAACTGCGATATTGACCAAATCTTATCGATTTTGTAATAACTTTGGGCGATATAATGAGCATCTACACGATGATTATCTTCGTCAATATCTTGTAATGATGCTTCTGCCCAAGCTTGCAAGTCTTGATGTAAATGTCCATGATACATATCCATTAAATTCTCAATTAAATAAGAATAATGGGCTTGAGTATTAATCACTGAAACTGTGGCAATATAATTGAGATGTTCCCATTCTGGTAAACCCAGAGGTTCTATAGTTGGTTCGGCATTTCCAGGAAATAACCAAATAAAACCATCTTGTTCTT
This region of Nodularia sp. LEGE 06071 genomic DNA includes:
- a CDS encoding serine/threonine-protein kinase, with amino-acid sequence MSYCLNSHCPQPENADDVKFCLSCGSKLLLKERYRAIKPIGQGGFGKTFLAVDEDKPSKPPCVIKQFYPQAQGTNSVQKAVELFTLEAVQLDDLGQHPQIPALLAYFTQDDRQYLVQEFIDGQNLAEELAQNGAFNEAQIWQLLNDLLPVLQFCHSRGVIHRDIKPENILRDRHAKLVLVDFGASKSTTGTALNQTGTSIGTPEYVAPEQMRGRAIFASDIYSLGATCIRLLTARSPFDSYDINHDTWIWQQLLQTPLSPGLNRILEKMLVSIPVRRYQTADAVLKDLNQSPAVATPAPTAKPKSTPTFVSKSSSQPDLELEELKTHFLGGGKPQANPAQPPKPISPPANNISEDKELEELKAKYNSPNQ
- a CDS encoding DNA-binding protein; this translates as MPTSDSYQDYLIESLQDPEEAAAYIEAILEAENPETGLLTSALKDVIDAQLKMNNLSAQAKLKWEELNQMLLKSSGAEIYSLVGLLDALGFKLEVRDKS
- the ligA gene encoding NAD-dependent DNA ligase LigA, which gives rise to MIQSQSEVKRVEELRQLLQQASYAYYVLDAPMMEDAVYDQLYRELQELETQYSELITPDSPTQRVGEKPATHFTSVRHNIPLYSLENAFNIQELQAWDQRWRRQTPKIEAVEYVSELKIDGSALALTYENGILVRGVTRGDGVVGEDITQNVRTIRSIPLRLNFAGAKSLGKVEVRGEVFLPLEVFKQINAERQKAGENLFANPRNATAGTLRQLDPRIVARRRLDFFAYTLHISGMDDAGISNTQWEALELLSKMGFPVNPNHKLCGSIAEVTEYYQYWDTSRLNLPYMTDGVVVKLNPFKLQEQLGFTQKFPRWAIALKYPAEEAPTRVENISVNVGRTGALTPLAEMRPVQLAGTTVSRATLHNSDRILQLDIRIGDTVIVRKAGEIIPEVVRVLTELRPADTQPFEMPTHCPVCGQPVVRESGEAVTRCVNASCAAILRGEIEHWVSRDALDIKGMGEKLVHQLVDRELVHSVADLYDLTTERLCALERMGQKSAQKLIDAIAQSKNQPWSRVLYGLGIRHVGSVNAQLLTQKYPTVEQLATAKQSDIAGIYGIGAEIAQSVYQWFRIDANQVLIERLQGAGLELAANEETNTVAEGNQKLAGKTFVITGTLPTLSRDDAKALIQKAGGKVTNSVSKKTDYLLLGEDAGSKLEKAQSLGITQLSQALLLEMLSE
- a CDS encoding Uma2 family endonuclease — its product is MTQLKTKLTLDEFLALPESELAYEFVDGEAVPKYKNEQMSPKFFHGATTGALFILLSTWAQEKGRVVVEWGIKLTRNQENWIPVPDLTYISYNRLPADWLKDEACPVIPELVIEIISPGQTFGDMIEKATDYLQAGISLVWIVDTISQTITLFTASSLPLTFRDNQIISHEALPELEITPHTIFQRAGLIR
- a CDS encoding type II toxin-antitoxin system RelE/ParE family toxin, translated to MICSLTNNWYNGKIPFAEWLDGLRDRRAKAKIKERLKRVSLGNLGDYKSVGEGVFELRINYGSGYRVYFGQIGTTIVLLLLGGDKSSQEKDICQAQEYWAEYEESENADQ
- a CDS encoding aromatic ring-hydroxylating oxygenase subunit alpha — translated: MSSLSQTVPSRDVRQLGINLNHWYVVARSSEVTNKPINVVIWQQAMALYRDSAGTIHALEDRCPHRQVKLSHGQVIGNELECAYHGWRFNSSGECAAVPYLAENQKLPTCQLRHYPVKEQDGFIWLFPGNAEPTIEPLGLPEWEHLNYIATVSVINTQAHYSYLIENLMDMYHGHLHQDLQAWAEASLQDIDEDNHRVDAHYIAQSYYKIDKIWSISQLFFPALRRLHPEPLDVSYVYPHWVSTLGQDFKIYCLLCPISETETKAYLIHFTSLNSFWRLHKLPVWFRRFIKNSLFGAAQKLLDGLVVQDVEMIEEEQQAYLQNPQRRNYELNRALVSVQHLMRTQVEQE